The following nucleotide sequence is from Setaria italica strain Yugu1 unplaced genomic scaffold, Setaria_italica_v2.0 scaffold_14, whole genome shotgun sequence.
TGTCACGTCGAGGTACTGCAGAAAAAAGAACCGCAAATCCGATCCAATTTTTCGTAATCGATTAGTTAACATGGTGGTTAACCGTATTATGAAAGACGGAAAAAAATCATTGGCTTATCAAATTCTCTATCGAGCCGTGAAAAAGATTCAACAAAAGACAGAAACAAATCCACTATTGGTTTTACGTCAAGCAATACGTAGAGTAACTCCCATATAGGAGTAAAAACAAGACGTAATAAAAAAGGATCGACGCGGAAAGTTCCGATTGAAATAGGATCTAAACAAGGAAGAGCACTTGCCATTCGTTGGTTATTAGAAGCATCCCAAAAGCGTCCGGGTCGAATATGGCTTTCAAATTAAGTTCCGAATTAGTAGATGCTGCCAAAGGGAGTGGGGTGCCATACGCAAAAAGGAAGCGACtcatagaatggcagaggcAAATAGAGCTCTGCGCATTTTCGTTAATCCATGAACAGAATCTAGGTATGTAGACACATGGATCCATACATCTCGATCGGAAAAGAATCAATAGAAGGAGAATCGGACGATATCTTTTCGAaacaaataaaaaggaaaagaaagagaaaacagAAATCATGATCAACTAAGCCCTCTCGGGGGCTTGCTTAAGAATAAGAAAGAGGAATCTTATGGAAATAGCATGGAATAAGGTTTGATCCTATTCATGGGGATTCCGTAAATATCCCATTCCAAAATCGAAACAATCGGGACTTTTCGGAGATTGGCTGCAGTTACTAATTCATGATCTGGCATGTACAGAATGAAAACTTCATTCTCGATTCTACGAGAATTTTTATGAAAGCGTTTCATTTGCTTCTCTTCAATGGAAGTTTCATTTTCCCAGAATGTATCCTAATTTTTGGCCTAATTCTTCTTCTGATGATCGATTTAACCTCTGATCAAAAAGATAGACCTTGGTTCTATTTCATCTCTTCAACAAGTTTAGTAATAAGCATAACGGCCCTATTGTTCCGATGGAGAGAAGAACCTATAATTAGCTTTTCGGGAAATTTCCAAACGAACAATTTCAACGAAATCTTTCAATTTCTTATTTTATTATGTTCAACTTTATGTATTCCTCTATCCGTAGAGTACATTGAATGTACAGAAATGGCTATACAGAGTTTCTGTTATTCGTATTAACAGCTACTCTAGGGGGAATGTTTTTATGTGGTGCTAACGATTTAATAACTATCTTTGTAGCTCCAGAATGTTTCAGTTTATGTTCCTACCTATTGTCTGGATATACCAAGAGAGATCTACGGTCTAATGAGGCTACTATGAAATATTTACTCATGGGTGGGGCAAGCTCTTCTATTCTGGTTCATGGTTTCTCTGGCTATATGGTTCATCTGGGGGGGAGATCGAGCTTCAAGAAATTGTGAATGGTCTTATCAATACACAAATGTATAACTCCCCAGGAATTTCAATTGCGCTTATATTCATCACTGTAGGACTTGGGTTCAAGCTTTCCCCAGCCCCTTTTCATCAATGGACTCCTGACGTCTACGAAGGAGTGTGGTTCGTTCGACAAATTCCTACCTCTATATCTATCTCTGAGTGTTTGGGTTTTGCAAAACTCCATAGACATGCAGAAGAGAAATGCTATCCCCACTCCGACCAAGACAAACTTTTACCAAAAGTTTATTGTGATCTTTTTGTTCAAATAACAATTAAGGTGAAGCAGGGTCAGGAACAACGAATCTCTTTATGATAAACAGATCCATTTGCAAGCTCGTTATTACGGGTAGTTCCTACAAAGAATCGGACTAATGACGTATACATGCTTGAATTATCGATGTAGATGCTACATAGTGGGTTCTCATCCTTCAGAGACTACGTGTAATAGGAGCATCCGTTGACAAAAGGATCACCTAAGATGATCATCTCATGGCTATTGGGAACGAATCAAATCAGATGGTTCTATTTCTCAACCTTTCTGACTTGCTCCTACGGAACCAAGGTCGAAAGGATTGAAAAAGTCAGTCATTCACAACCACTGATGAAGGATTCCTCGAAAAGTTAAGGATTAGTAGTTCTTTTTCGAATCCATTTCGAAAAAGAATGGATTCGGTCTTATACATACGCGAGGAAGGtaatcaaaaaagaaagaagaccagttcttctttcttttatcACTTAGAGCCGTGCGAGATGAAAGTCTCATGCACGGTTTTGCATGAGAGAAAGAAGCGAGGAATCCTCTTTTCGACTCTGACTCCCCACTCCAGTCGTTGCTTTTCTTTCTGTTACTTCGAAAGTAGCTGCTTCAGCTTTAGCCACGCGAATTCTCGatattcctttttatttctcatCAAACGAATGGCATCTTCTTCTGGAAATCCTAGCTATTCTTAGCATGATATTGGGGAATCTCCTTGCTATTACTCAACAAGCATGAAACGTATGCTTGCATATTCGTCCATAGGGCAATCGGATATGTAATTATTGGAATAATTGTTGGAGACTCAAATGATGGATATGCAAGCATGATAACTTATATGCTGTTCTATATCTCCATGAATCTAGGAACTTTTGCTTGCATTGTATTATTTGGTCTACGTACCGGAACTGATAACATTCGAGATTATGCAGGATTATACACGAAAGATCCTTTTTGGCTCTCTCTTTAGCCCTATGTCTCTTATCCCTAGGAGGCCTTCCTCCACTAGCAGGTTTCTTCGGAAAACTCTATCTATTCTGGTGTGGATGGCAAGCAGGCCTATATTTCTTGGTTTCAATAGGACTCCTTACGAGCGTTCTTTCTATCTACTATTATCTAAAAATAATCAAGTTATTAATGACTGGACGAAACCAAGAAATAACCCCTTATGTGCGAAATTATAGAAGATCCCCTTTAAGATCAAACAATTCCATCGAATTGAGTATGACTGTATGTGTGATAGCATCTACTATACCAGGAATATCAATGAACCCCATTCTTGCAATTGCTCAGATACCCTCTTTTAGCTGCTAGGTCTATTTCTTAGTTCAAGATCCCTCTTACTAACTGGAATAAAAGAATTAGTAGATCTGTTCCGCCCAAAATGGGAATGGGTGCTAGGGTTATGAACTTATATCATGGAATCGACTCGATCATCAGATTATAAGTTCATTCCATACCGGACCAGACCGTGCACATTCTTATTATGAGAAGGGGTCATTCGAGCCTATGGAAATAGGATACTCTGTTTACATAGAAATCCCTACGTCCTTACATTCTATTTAGGATTAGGAATAGGTGTAATCAGACCTGCTTTTGACATATCTATCCTATCCTTATTTGGGTACCATATGCACCTCTTGGGCTTCTATTGAATCGACAAATTGGATTGTACATCTTTTTGATATCGATTTTGATACATATAAGTGTCCTACGGATAATGCAAATCGAAGCTATTTGATGTCTGACTCAGCCTATATGACCGATCGATCGAAATACTCCAAGACTCCACCTTTGTCATATATTCCATATATCACATTCGATAGATATCATATTCATGGAATACGATTCACTTTCAAGATGCCTTGATGGTGAAATGGTAGACACGCGAGACTCAAAATCTCGTGCTAAAGAGCGTGGAGGTTCGAGTCCTCTTCaaggcataatatggagaatgCTCATTGAATGAGCATTCCCCGTAGAAGTATTCCGGAAATCTGCGCCTGGCGCTCTCCTCTATCTTCTGAGGTCCTTAACCATCTCCCTGAGAAAAGTAGACAGTAAAAGCCAAAATAGACTAAATATAGCCTGAACGATCCTAAAAACCCCTCGAAGGAGATAATAAAGAACCTAAAGCAGACGGTATCCTACTGCAAGGGTGGTCTTAAGAATCCAAAAGAGGTTGCTCAGAAGAGATAGATGTATCCCAACCTCTATTGCTCTCGCGTAAAGCCTTTTTTTTACGCGACAGGAAAAAGTGACTACGAATTCCCCTTTTTGTTTGCGAATCCCTGTTTGTATCCTTTGAGCGCACGCCCATAAGTAGCGATCAAGGAAATCGATCAAACGATCCCAATACCGTGAAAGAGAAACTTCCCAGATCCAGGAAGCTTATCATAAAGGGCTTCAACAAGGGGTTTTATTCGTTCTTGAGCAAAAAGATAAAGATCGGAGATTCGAACCGCAATTGCAAAGGTAATAACTACTATGCCAGCCCAAATCATGATCTTCACCAACTTGGATTTGGTTCTCTCGCGAAAATCGCGAGTTGCAGAGATGAGAACCATGAAAAGCAAGATCCCGAATAAGAAAACAGAAACCGAGGAAACCACAAGAGTGAAGACTAGTAGAGTCTCATCTTTTGTCATTCTTTGCTCCTTTTTCACTCAATGATTCATTCGAATTTCCCAACCAAAAATTCTATATGTCTATTCTATGATATTTCTATATATATAGAATATGATATCTAATATGACACCCGATTTGTCAAAGGGATTGGATTGGTGACTTACCCATTCAGTGACTTTGGCACTGGACGTTCCAAAAACGGGTACTATCGGATCGGGTGAATTAGAGAATAGACAGAGGTCCGTTGGCATTTCAGCTTCTCTTCTCCTTTCGGGGCCTATCCGAAAGAGAATCCAGGACCTCTTGGTCCTGAATATCAGAATAGGACGAACGAACCGGCCTCCGCGGATATCTTTGCTTCGGAACAAAACAATTAGCATTAGGCTCGGTCAACTGGAATGTGTATTATCCATATGGGAGATCTTCCAATCGAGAAGATCCATCGATCtgagaagaagagaaagggcCCATTTTCTTTACTTATTCAGTTAAACCAAGGATTCGTTATGGAAGCAGATAGCAACAACCATTTCATCAGACATGCGTATTTTTGATTATCCGGTGGATTTACACAGTTTCATTAATGCAAATTGTTTGATGTAGTTAGTACTCAGTTGTTCGACGCTCAAGAATTCTTATTTAGGCAGTTCATATCATCCCATACATAGTGTTTTGATCTAAGATTGCAATTCTTCCATGTTTCCGCAGTAGCATATTGTTCCATGGAGCTAGGGTCCAAAATAGGAATCAACAAGTGTTTCCACAACTCTACCGCCCGGCCAATCCTGTTCCACTGAATCCCCTCCCTTTTTCATGGCCACATATCTTACGGCTAACTAAGAAAATTCTAGAATGTTATATGAATCTAAGAACTATATAATTCTTGCACCACCTCTTTCTCCACAAACAATGTCTTTGTCATTTGATCCAGGAGCCTTCCGTTAGATAGGAACAGCTTGCTAAATACTGAGAACTCTCGGATAGAGTATTAGAATGAAAAGACCAGAAATAATTCGAATAAATAGCAGTCTCTGACAACTCATCCTCTTTAATCTGCTTGGACCCGCTCCAATACCCATAGGAAAATCCCCAGTCATATTCAGCGTACCTATCCCTGCAATCAAATAGATGTCCCAAGGGCCCCATATTCTAGGAGCCCAAGTTATGCTATTGAAAATTCGTTCCTCTAGCAGTTCCGGTTTGACCATTCCGTTCCCTTTTTCAAACTCCACTTCTTTTCATATAGCAATCCCTAATCAAAGAGAGAACAATATCCATTTCAAAACATTTCTAACGGATTCCTTGGTTCGGACCGACGAAGTAATGGCACTCGATTATTATCAACCCGAGTGCAATCTTTTTCTGTCGGTAAGGATTGCACCAGAGCACCTTCTACTTCTAATAGGCCATGAACTATAGATAGAGAAGAATCATTCTGAGCGAGTCCATAAGAAGCGACCACTTTTTCATCGGTTCCGGGGGAAGACCAAAGATCTTGCGCGACCGGTCCGCCAGAAAAACTCAAAGAGAAAGAAGTCTCGTTAATCTCTTCATGCTCGTTCCAAGTTCGAAGTACCGTTTGGCCAAAGAAAAAGCCGCTTCTGACACGATTGCCTGTTTATATAGATAGATATAGGATCTATGGGGTTATTACTTAGAAGTCTATTTTGTACAAGACCCCTCCTATCTGATAGAAAAGGGTCCCATGATCCCGAGCCGGTCTTATCTTGGCTCGCAACCCCAAGTTTGTCTATGAAGAGCTAATCTAATTGTATTAGTTTCTATAATGGATTTCTTATGTGGAATACTAATGGATAGGGCCTCGTTGCTAAGTGCTACAAGATCTAGTGCACTGGAACTCGTGGTTATGGACCCGAATCCTTTAGTATGGAACATTGTCTTTTCCAAGTAAAAACCCCTAGTATATGAAAGAATGAAAAGGTGCTTTCGTTCTTGTGGAATAAGAAGCCCTCGTACCTTAATGAAAGGAAAATAGGAATTTTTCGTTAGGTATTTGACCAAATAGGATCGTCCAGTTCCTATAGAACCCATCACTAAAATACCCGATAGGGCTAAGCGGAACGAAAAGGGTTTCCATAAGATGGTAAATGAAAACGATTAGCCCCACACGAGGTTTGGGAATAAGTGATTGTCTGATAATGAGCAAGGAATATACGTCTTTCTGCTAAAGAGCATCTATAAACTCATAATTCATTAGATCCTTGTTAGCAATGTCAACTAGGTATCATAAGTAAATGGATCCCGGTTGTTCAATCCTTTGATAACCAAGGTCATTCTTTGCTAAAGAGAAATGATCACTATGGGTCAGACTCAATAGAATGGATCCATTCCAAATAGCGAGAATTAGGATTCTTGATCCCTCTCAATCTCTCTTTCAATTCGAGGATCCAGAGAGGTGTTTTCATAGTCATCTCCGAATATTTGCCATCTCCGAATATTTGCCATCTCCGAATATTTTCGATTTCATTTTCTATGATATGTCTTTCTATATGAAAATTGGTTATTACGATGTACGATGATCCCTGTTAAGCATCCATGGCTGAATGGTTAAAGCGCCCAACTCATAATTGGTAAATTGCGGGTTCAATTCTGCTGGATGCACGCGAACGGGAACGTTCCATAAGTCTATTGGAACTGGCTCTCTATCTATGGAATCTCATCCATCATCCATACATAACGAATTGGTATGGTATATTCATACCATAACATAAGAACAATAAGAACTCGAATTCTATCGATACTGGAACTCAGAGCATAGGAGGGAAAGTCGATTTATGGATGGAATCAAATACGCAGTATTTACAGAAAAGAGTCTTCGTTTATGGGAAAGAATCAATATACTTCTAATGTCGAATCGGGATTCACTAAGACAGAAATAAAGCATTGGGTCGAACTCTTCTTTGGTGTTAAGGTAGTAGCTGTGAATAGCCATCGACTACCCGGAAAGGGTAGAAGAATGGGACCTATTCTGGGACATACAATGCATTACAGACGTATGATCATTACCCTTCAACCGGGTATTCTATTCCACTTCTACATAGAGAAACGAACTAAAGGAGAATACTTAATAATACGGCGAAACATTTATACAAAACACCTATCCCGAGCACACGCAAGGGAACCGTAGACAGGCAAGTGAAATCCAATGATGAgaatgggaaaagaaaaatcaaatatttttaattagtTCCTAATGCCAGAGGAATCATTACCGTAAGGCATAGAGGGGGAGGTCATAAGCGCCTATACCGTAAAATCGATTTCGACGGAATCAAAAAGACATATCTGGTAGAATCGTAACCATAGAATACGACCCTAATCGAAATGCATACATTGTCTCATACACTATGGGGATGGTGAGAAGAGATATATTTTACATCCCAGAGGGGCTATAATTGGAGATACTATTGTTCTGGTACAAAAGTTCCTATATCAATGGGAAATGCCCTACCTTTGAGTGCGGTTTGAACTATTGATTTACGTAATTGGAAGTAACCAATTAGGTTTACGACGAAACCTAGAAATCGATCACTGATCCAATTTGACTACCTCTACGGGATAGACCTCAACAGAAAACTGTTGAGTAACGGCAGCAAGTGATTGAGTTCAGTAGTTCCTCATAGAAAATTATTGACTCTAGAGATATGGTAATATGGAGAAGACAAAATTGTTTGAAGCACGCACAGAACCGGAAGCGCCCCTTGTTTCAAAGAGAGGAGGACGGGTTATTCACATTTAATTTGATGGTCAGAGGCGAATTGAAAGCTAAGCAGTGGTAATTAAGACCCCCGGGTGAAAATAGGGATGTCTCCTACGTTACCCATATATGTGGAAGTATCGACGTAATTTCATAGAGTCATTCGATCTGAATGCTACATGAAGAACATAAGCCAGATGACGGAACGCGGAGACCTAGGATGTAGAAGATCATAACATGAGCGATTCGGCAGATTTGGATTCCTTTTCTATATATCCACTCATGTGGTACTTCATCATACGATTCATATAAGATCCATCTGTCTAGAGATCGTCATATACATCTAGAAAGCCGTATGCTTTGGAAGAAGCTTGTACAGTTTGGGAAGGGgttttttgagaaaaaagaagaatctaCTTCAACCGATATGCCCTTAGGCACGGCCATACATAACATAGAAATCACACGTGGAAGGGGTGGGCAATTAGCTAGAGCAGCAGGTGCTGTAGCGAAACTGATGCAAAAGAGGGTAAATTGGCCACTTTAAGATTACCATCTGGGGAGGTCCGTTTGGTATCCCAAAACTGCTTAGCAACAGTCGGACAAGTGGGTAATGTTGGGGTGAACCAAAAAAGTTTGGGTAGAGCCGGATCTAAGTGTTGGCTAGGTAAACGCCCGTAGTAAGAGGGGTAGTTATGAACCCTGTGGACCACCCCCATGGGGGCGGTGAAGGGAAAGCCCCCATTGGTAGAAAAAAACCCACAACCCCTTGGGGTTATCCTGCGCTTGGAAGAAGAactaggaaaaggaaaaaatatagtGATAGTTTTATTCTTCGTCGCCGTAAGTAAATACGTAACTAGGAATATGGAAAATTGCATTTTTGGAATTTGCAATAATGCGATGGGCGAACGACGGGAATTGAACCCGCGCATGGTGGATTCACAATCCActgccttgatccacttggcTACATCCGCCCCTTATCCAGCTAAaggattttctcttttttccattCATCATTATTCTATTTATTCTGACCTCCATACCTCGATCGAGATAGTGGACATAGGATGCCACTctttaaaatgaaaaaaaggagTAATCAGCTGTGACACGAAAAAAAACGAATCCTTTTGTAGCTCGTCATTTATTGGCAAAAATCGAAAAGGTTAATAtgaaggaggagaaagaaattATAGTAACGTGGTCCCGGGCATCTAGCATTCTACCCGCAATGGTTGGCCATACAATCGCGATTCATAATGGAAAGGAACATATACCTATTTACATAACAAATCCTATGGTAGGTCGCAAATTGGGGGAATTCGTGCCTACTCGGCATTTCACGAGTTATGAAAGTGCAAGAAAAGATACTAAATCTCGTCGTTAACTGAATTCAGAATAGAAAGATTCAGAATAAACAAAGAAATACCCAATATCCTGTTGGAACAAGATATTGGGTATTTCTGGCTTTCCTTCTTTCAAAAATTCCTATATGTTAGTAGAAAAACCTTATCCATTAAGAGATGGAACTTCAAGAGCAGCTAGGTCTAGAGGGAAGTTGTGAGCATTACGTTCGTGCATTACTTCCATACCAAGATTAGCACGGTTGATGATATCAGCCCAAGTATTAATAACGCGACCTTGACTATCAACTACAGATTGGTTGAAATTGAATCCATTTAGGTTGAATGCCATAGTACTAATACCTAAAGCAGTGAACCAGATCCCTACTACAGGCCAAGCAGCCAAGAAGAAGTGTAAAGAACGAGAGTTGTTGAAACTAGCATATTGGAAGATTAATCGACCAAAATAACCGTGAGCAGCCACAATGTTATAAGTCTCTTCTTCTTGACCAAATTTGTAACCCTCATTAGCAGACTCATTTTCAGTGGTTTCCCTGATCAAACTAGAGGTTACCAAGGAACCATGCATAGCACTGAATAGGGAACCGCCGAATACACCAGCTACACCTAACATGTGAAATGGATGCATAAGGATGTTGTGCTCCGCCTGGAATACAATCATAAAGTTGAAAGTACCAGATATTCCTAAAGGCATACCATCAGAGAAACTTCCTTGACCAATAGGATAAATCAAGAAAACAGCAGTAGCAGCTGCAACAGGAGCTGAATATGCAACAGCAATCCAAGGGCGCATACCCAGACGGAAACTAAGTTCCCACTCACGACCCATATAACAAGCTACACCAAGTAAGAAGTGTAGAACAATTAGCTCATAAGGACCGCCATTGTATAACCATTCATCAACAGATGCAGCTTCCCAAATTGGGTAAAAATGCAATCCGATCGCCGCAGAAGTAGGAATAATAGCACCAGAAATAATATTGTTTCCATAAAGTAAAGAACCAGAAACAGGCTCACGAATACCATCAATATCTACTGGAGGAGCAGCGATGAAGGCGATAATAAATACGGAAGTTGCGGTCAATAAGGTAGGGATCATCAAAACACCGAACCATCCGATGTAAAGACGGTTTTCGGTGCTAGTTATCCAGTTGCAGAAGCGACCCCACAGGCTTGTACTTTCGCGTCTCTCTAAAATTGCAGTCATGGTAAGATCTTGGTTTATTCAAATTGCAAGGACTCCCAAGCACACGTATTAACTAGAAAGAATATAGATAATAGAAGGCTTGTTATTTAACAGTATAACATAGTCTATATACCAATGTCAACCAAGCCAGCCCCAACGATTGGATTTCCATATAACTTCATTTCCCAAATCCAAAAATTTGGGAAATGAAGTGAGTAAAAATTCAAAACTCAGATTGCTCTTTTCTATTTTGCATATGGGTTGCCCGGGACTCGAACCCGGAACTAGTCGGATGGAGTAGATAATTCTTCCTTGTTACAATAAAAAAAAACCCCTCCCCAAATCGTGCTTGCATTTTTCATTGCACACGACTTTCCCTATGTAGAAATAGCCAATTTCTATTCCGAAGAGGAAGGCCACTAATTTTCTTAGTTAATTAGTAAATTAATTCACCTACTATGGAACATTTCAGAATGGAAAATGTGCAAGTTTTATCTTGATATCGATCTTTTCTAGTTTATTAGTTTTGTCTAATGATTAATTAAGAGTAAGAGGATTCACCAGGTCATTGATACGGATAATATCCAAATACCAAATACGCTCACTGTGTGATCCATTGAAAGAAAAGTGAGTTGTTTTGGCGaacatcaaagaaaaaacttgCTCTTCTTCCGTAAAAAATTCTTCTAAAAATACCGAACCCAATCGTTTCATAAAAGTTCGTACCGTACTTTTATGTTTACGAGCTAAAGTTCTAGCACATGAAAGTCGAAGTATATATTTTAGTCGATACAAAGTCTGTTTTTTCGAAGATCCACTATGATAATGAAAAAGATTTCTACATATCTGACCAAAACGATCAAGAATATCCCAATCTGATAAATCGGTCCAAACGGGTTTACTAATAGGATGCCCTGATCCAGTACAAAATTGAGCTTTTGATAAGGATCCAATGAGGGGAGTAGCAGGACTGTGGTATCGAATTTTTTCATTCGAGTATCTATTAGAAAAGAATTCTCCAGCATTTGATTCCTTACTAACAAAGTATTTATTGGTACACTTGAAAGGTACCCCAGGAAATCGAAGCAAGAGTTTGTTAATTGGTTTAGGCGGATCCTTTGTGGTTGAGTCCAAAAAGAGATAAAATATTGTGAGAAATTGACAAGGTAAGATTTCCATTTCTTCTTCAAAAGAAGAGTTCCTTTTGATGCAAGGATTGCCTTTCCTTGATATCGAACATAATGCATAAGAGGATCCATAAAGAACCATATGGTTTTCCGAAAAAACCCTGGGTACATTACCCCAAAATGTTCCATCTTCCCAGAAAAGT
It contains:
- the LOC101785134 gene encoding uncharacterized protein LOC101785134, whose product is MTAILERRESTSLWGRFCNWITSTENRLYIGWFGVLMIPTLLTATSVFIIAFIAAPPVDIDGIREPVSGSLLYGNNIISGAIIPTSAAIGLHFYPIWEAASVDEWLYNGGPYELIVLHFLLGVACYMGREWELSFRLGMRPWIAVAYSAPVAAATAVFLIYPIGQGSFSDGMPLGISGTFNFMIVFQAEHNILMHPFHMLGVAGVFGGSLFSAMHGSLVTSSLIRETTENESANEGYKFGQEEETYNIVAAHGYFGRLIFQYASFNNSRSLHFFLAAWPVVGIWFTALGISTMAFNLNGFNFNQSVVDSQGRVINTWADIINRANLGMEVMHERNAHNFPLDLAALEVPSLNG